In Dromaius novaehollandiae isolate bDroNov1 chromosome 3, bDroNov1.hap1, whole genome shotgun sequence, the following are encoded in one genomic region:
- the E2F6 gene encoding transcription factor E2F6 isoform X1 has translation MATPAKWERLRPLQPDTLRPPVINLNVEDEVQFVRRTLKVTKPRFDASLVYLTRKFMDLVKTAPDGVLDLNEVATTLGVRKRRVYDITNVLDGIHLIQKRSKNLIQWVGSDLDQVVGKAPEQQKLRDELSDLSAMEEALDELIKDCAHQLFELTDDKENAKLAYVTYQDIHSIQAFQEQIVIAIKAPEETKLEVPAPKEDSIEVHIKSTKGPIDVYLCEVEQDKPGAKTFEDMDTVTSETKPSVPPDEE, from the exons ATGGCCACCCCCGCCAAGTGGGAGCGTCTGCGGCCCCTGCAGCCGGACACGCTGCGT CCACCAGTGATCAACCTGAATGTGGAAGATGAGGTACAGTTTGTAAGAA GGACTCTGAAAGTCACAAAGCCTCGATTTGATGCGTCCTTGGTTTATTTGACCCGAAAATTCATGGATCTTGTCAAAACAGCTCCAGATGGTGTCCTTGATTTAAACGAGGTAGCAACAACTCTTGGAGTAAGAAAACGAAGAGTATATGACATCACCAATGTGTTGGATGGAATCCATTTAATTCAGAAAAGATCTAAGAACCTTATCCAGTGGGT AGGTTCTGATCTTGATCAAGTTGTTGGAAAGGCACCAGAGCAGCAAAAACTTAGAGATGAACTTTCTGACTTGTCAGCCATGGAAGAAGCTCTGGATGAATTAATCAAAGATTGTGCTCATCAGTTATTTGAACTAACAGAtgacaaagaaaatgcaaa ACTAGCTTATGTGACATATCAAGATATCCATAGCATTCAGGCATTTCAAGAACAGATTGTTATTGCAATCAAAGCCCCAGAAGAAACAAAATTGGAAGTACCAGCTCCTAAAGAA GATAGCATAGAAGTACATATAAAGAGCACAAAAGGACCTATTGATGTGTATTTATGTGAGGTGGAACAAGATAAGCCAGGTGCCAAAACTTTTGAAGATATGGATACTGTGACTTCTGAAACTAAGCCATCAGTACCTCCTGATGAAG AGTGA
- the E2F6 gene encoding transcription factor E2F6 isoform X3, producing MATPAKWERLRPLQPDTLRPPVINLNVEDEVQFVRRTLKVTKPRFDASLVYLTRKFMDLVKTAPDGVLDLNEVATTLGVRKRRVYDITNVLDGIHLIQKRSKNLIQWVGSDLDQVVGKAPEQQKLRDELSDLSAMEEALDELIKDCAHQLFELTDDKENAKLAYVTYQDIHSIQAFQEQIVIAIKAPEETKLEVPAPKESLFYRIA from the exons ATGGCCACCCCCGCCAAGTGGGAGCGTCTGCGGCCCCTGCAGCCGGACACGCTGCGT CCACCAGTGATCAACCTGAATGTGGAAGATGAGGTACAGTTTGTAAGAA GGACTCTGAAAGTCACAAAGCCTCGATTTGATGCGTCCTTGGTTTATTTGACCCGAAAATTCATGGATCTTGTCAAAACAGCTCCAGATGGTGTCCTTGATTTAAACGAGGTAGCAACAACTCTTGGAGTAAGAAAACGAAGAGTATATGACATCACCAATGTGTTGGATGGAATCCATTTAATTCAGAAAAGATCTAAGAACCTTATCCAGTGGGT AGGTTCTGATCTTGATCAAGTTGTTGGAAAGGCACCAGAGCAGCAAAAACTTAGAGATGAACTTTCTGACTTGTCAGCCATGGAAGAAGCTCTGGATGAATTAATCAAAGATTGTGCTCATCAGTTATTTGAACTAACAGAtgacaaagaaaatgcaaa ACTAGCTTATGTGACATATCAAGATATCCATAGCATTCAGGCATTTCAAGAACAGATTGTTATTGCAATCAAAGCCCCAGAAGAAACAAAATTGGAAGTACCAGCTCCTAAAGAA TCCTTGTTTTATAGGATAGCATAG
- the E2F6 gene encoding transcription factor E2F6 isoform X2 codes for MATPAKWERLRPLQPDTLRPPVINLNVEDEVQFVRRTLKVTKPRFDASLVYLTRKFMDLVKTAPDGVLDLNEVATTLGVRKRRVYDITNVLDGIHLIQKRSKNLIQGSDLDQVVGKAPEQQKLRDELSDLSAMEEALDELIKDCAHQLFELTDDKENAKLAYVTYQDIHSIQAFQEQIVIAIKAPEETKLEVPAPKEDSIEVHIKSTKGPIDVYLCEVEQDKPGAKTFEDMDTVTSETKPSVPPDEE; via the exons ATGGCCACCCCCGCCAAGTGGGAGCGTCTGCGGCCCCTGCAGCCGGACACGCTGCGT CCACCAGTGATCAACCTGAATGTGGAAGATGAGGTACAGTTTGTAAGAA GGACTCTGAAAGTCACAAAGCCTCGATTTGATGCGTCCTTGGTTTATTTGACCCGAAAATTCATGGATCTTGTCAAAACAGCTCCAGATGGTGTCCTTGATTTAAACGAGGTAGCAACAACTCTTGGAGTAAGAAAACGAAGAGTATATGACATCACCAATGTGTTGGATGGAATCCATTTAATTCAGAAAAGATCTAAGAACCTTATCCA AGGTTCTGATCTTGATCAAGTTGTTGGAAAGGCACCAGAGCAGCAAAAACTTAGAGATGAACTTTCTGACTTGTCAGCCATGGAAGAAGCTCTGGATGAATTAATCAAAGATTGTGCTCATCAGTTATTTGAACTAACAGAtgacaaagaaaatgcaaa ACTAGCTTATGTGACATATCAAGATATCCATAGCATTCAGGCATTTCAAGAACAGATTGTTATTGCAATCAAAGCCCCAGAAGAAACAAAATTGGAAGTACCAGCTCCTAAAGAA GATAGCATAGAAGTACATATAAAGAGCACAAAAGGACCTATTGATGTGTATTTATGTGAGGTGGAACAAGATAAGCCAGGTGCCAAAACTTTTGAAGATATGGATACTGTGACTTCTGAAACTAAGCCATCAGTACCTCCTGATGAAG AGTGA